The following proteins come from a genomic window of Deltaproteobacteria bacterium CG11_big_fil_rev_8_21_14_0_20_49_13:
- a CDS encoding modification methylase, producing the protein MIHKGEHMYQAKPFLKWAGGKGQLLEQFQGHFPKELNGKGIIKHYYEPFLGGGAVFFWVMQNCKIEKAYLNELNPEIYLCYSAIQKDVGSVIKHLRSLEDKYHKMNGDEQSNFYYQVRCEYNEVSGTNKSKQLSHKEIPTRVAKTIFLNRTCFNGLYRVNASGNFNVPFGRYKNPLICNEENLLAVSELLQKAVITNEDFAVVKKQIKPNSFVYFDPPYRPLNKTSNFTSYMANIFDDGEQKRLAGLTKTLSSKRGVKIMLSNSDPKNEDPNDDFFDKLYEGFNMIRIKAKRLINCNASRRIHISEILVTNY; encoded by the coding sequence ATGATTCATAAAGGAGAACATATGTATCAGGCAAAGCCATTTTTGAAGTGGGCGGGGGGTAAAGGGCAATTACTTGAGCAATTTCAAGGTCATTTCCCTAAAGAGTTAAACGGCAAAGGCATCATAAAACACTATTATGAACCATTTTTGGGTGGCGGTGCTGTTTTCTTTTGGGTGATGCAAAACTGTAAGATTGAAAAGGCTTATCTTAATGAACTTAATCCTGAAATTTATCTCTGTTATTCAGCGATTCAAAAGGATGTGGGGTCGGTCATCAAACATCTCAGAAGCCTTGAGGATAAGTATCATAAGATGAACGGCGATGAGCAGTCGAATTTTTATTATCAGGTCCGCTGCGAGTACAATGAAGTCAGTGGAACCAATAAATCAAAACAACTTAGTCATAAAGAAATTCCCACCAGAGTGGCAAAAACGATTTTCCTAAACCGCACCTGTTTTAACGGCCTTTATAGAGTAAATGCCAGTGGGAATTTTAATGTTCCGTTTGGACGGTACAAAAACCCTTTAATTTGCAATGAGGAGAACTTGCTTGCCGTCAGTGAATTGCTTCAAAAGGCAGTCATTACAAATGAAGACTTTGCTGTAGTGAAAAAACAAATTAAGCCCAATTCATTTGTGTATTTTGATCCCCCGTATAGGCCATTAAATAAGACCTCTAATTTTACTTCATACATGGCTAATATATTTGATGATGGAGAGCAAAAAAGGTTGGCTGGACTCACTAAAACCCTAAGCAGTAAGCGTGGGGTTAAAATTATGCTTAGCAATTCGGACCCAAAGAACGAAGACCCGAACGATGATTTTTTTGACAAGCTTTACGAAGGATTTAATATGATTCGTATTAAAGCTAAAAGATTAATCAATTGTAACGCTTCGAGGCGTATTCACATAAGTGAAATCCTTGTAACAAATTACTAA